From one Rosa rugosa chromosome 4, drRosRugo1.1, whole genome shotgun sequence genomic stretch:
- the LOC133746395 gene encoding probable ubiquitin-like-specific protease 2B isoform X4 — MKSAPPRRGLEVYDFVEEDEFPDSVVKFSGKLKNPSREDHRNSKDEFLQPGSKEANIQAKEISSIPCVEVDEVDTDHCCKNAISHSPRYTIEERLAIINDLKLSAATDSSHEQSDLCSKEANVQAKEISSMPCVEVDEVDTDHCCKNAISHSPRYTIEERLAIINDLKLSAATDSSHEQSDLCSKEANVQAKEISSIPCVGVDEVDTDHCCKNAISHSPLYTIEERRAIINDLKLSAATDSSHEQQSDLCSKEGNVQAKEISSIPCVDVDEVDTDHCCKNAISHSPLYTIEERLAIINDLKLSAATDSSHEQQSDLDKVSSIPHAGVDAMDHDHCSDSAGLDSRLGTMEEDPATKKDYVELDAATQSKFLSHEQQSELDDNGCRKFLSETETSGSDAPSPSSQRSQLDCGLTVSPSSNDPVDVISDADESTSESPSSPLSPIEEDDGSLGTYELGHCSGNFEMDNVNMTVVLYPDYVVYGDSYCTGAQQLTFSHSCIKISGLAPSENDKTLNFEWGVDDLVNVECQWVQNAEFVMIKLRVLSKDADGDDDALGISGIEELKIGVVEPNWSQQQERIACLNDKYLDILEPVQISMEADDSLGQRHHFPNFDEDFETVVYPEGDPDAVSISKRDVDLLQPEIFINDTLIDFYIKYLENRIQPEEKHRFYFFNSFFFRKLADLDKDPSSVPGGRAAFQRVRKWTRKVDLFEKDYIFIPVNFNLHWTLIVICHPGEVPRYKVGDSGKSVKVPCILHLDSLKGSHTGLKNHVQSYLWEEWKEKKKETSEEISSNFHNLRFLSLELPQQENTYDCGLFLLHYLELFLEEAPAIFNPFDINKFSTFLNANWFLPSEASLKRTLIQRLIFDLIENRYREVCLPACSDGDQAKYQGCNQLEIGAKFLSGRSSPAIACQENISTSQADHGIEMTLLPTSSLRSSECVSDAGLVLREFFQSGETAGSLFGQYQSFEQKSPFYHPNGATPPVEEETQTGEQFTYLATGDTGFQEMSAITSQTCGIQCSSKSYGVETSYNLGMSEQAPNGNIDASPDRSVCASDLSEGIEIIENGAVREDLGPGQKEEMDVQNYPSLDSVTCVVDGLVSGLGEVQSGSLIEEGSQDHEGVHDGLENGGPSRKEERGVQTHPSTEDGLCLADGLVSGSGNMQSTSVAEESSLDQKKVHVGNENRGSLPSSQEISDIPVLEDVDMVGNGTISCDNGLVDESQEPESEEQRAAKRMRLTPPVEGEKCLT; from the exons ATGAAGAGCGCACCGCCGCGGAGAGGCCTCGAAGTCTACGATTTCGTCGAAGAGGACGAGTTTCCGGACTCGGTCGTCAAATTTTCCGGCAAACTCAAAAACCCTAGCCGCGAGGACCATCGGAATTCGAAGGACGAGTTTCTCCAACCTG GTTCGAAAGAAGCCAACATTCAAGCCAAAGAAATCAGTAGCATACCTTGTGTAGAAGTTGATGAAGTTGACACTGACCACTGTTGTAAAAATGCTATTTCTCATTCTCCTCGGTATACAATTGAAGAGAGGCTTGCCATCATAAATGATTTGAAACTCAGTGCTGCCACAGACTCCAGTCATGAACAATCTGATTTAT GTTCGAAAGAAGCCAACGTTCAAGCCAAAGAAATCAGTAGCATGCCTTGTGTAGAAGTTGATGAAGTTGACACTGACCACTGTTGTAAAAATGCTATTTCTCATTCTCCTCGGTATACAATTGAAGAGAGGCTTGCCATCATAAATGATTTGAAACTCAGTGCTGCCACAGACTCCAGTCATGAACAATCTGATTTAT GTTCGAAAGAAGCCAACGTTCAAGCCAAAGAAATCAGTAGCATACCTTGTGTAGGTGTTGATGAAGTTGACACTGACCACTGTTGTAAAAATGCTATTTCTCATTCTCCTCTGTATACAATTGAAGAGAGGCGTGCTATCATAAACGATTTGAAATTGAGTGCTGCCACAGACTCTAGTCATGAACAACAATCTGATTTAT GTTCGAAAGAAGGCAACGTTCAAGCCAAAGAAATCAGTAGCATACCTTGTGTAGATGTTGATGAAGTTGACACTGACCACTGTTGTAAAAATGCTATTTCTCATTCTCCTCTGTATACAATTGAAGAGAGGCTTGCTATCATAAATGATTTGAAATTGAGTGCTGCCACAGACTCCAGTCATGAACaacaatctgatttggacaAAGTCAGTAGCATACCTCATGCAGGGGTTGATGCAATGGACCATGATCATTGCAGTGATAGTGCTGGGTTAGATTCCCGCCTGGGCACAATGGAAGAGGATCCGGCTACGAAAAAGGATTATGTGGAATTGGATGCTGCTACACAATCCAAATTTTTGAGTCATGAACAACAGTCTGAATTAGATGACAATGGATGCAGAAAGTTTCTTTCTGAAACAGAGACTAGCGGTTCAGATGCTCCCTCACCTTCTTCCCAGAGAAGCCAGTTAGACTGTGGCCTTACAGTGTCCCCTTCCAGT AACGACCCAGTTGATGTTATTTCAGATGCTGATGAAAGCACAAGTGAGTCTCCATCAAGTCCCCTATCCCCAATTGAAGAGGATGACG GTTCTTTGGGTACTTATGAATTGGGTCATTGCTCGGGCAATTTTGAAATG GATAACGTAAATATGACGGTTGTTCTTTATCCGGATTATGTTGTATATGGGGATAGTTATTGTACAGGAGCCCAGCAGTTAACCTTCTCTCACAGTTGCATCAAAATCAGTGGTTTAGCACCATCTGAAAACGACAAAACTTTGAATTTTGAATGGGGAGTTGATGATCTTGTCAATGTTGAGTGTCAGTGGGTTCAAAAT GCTGAGTTTGTCATGATAAAACTCCGTGTACTATCAAAGGATGCAGATGGAGATGATGATGCACTTGGTATTTCAG GCATTGAGGAGTTGaagattggagttgttgaacccAACTGGTCACAGCAACAAGAAAGAATAGCATGTTTGAATGATAAATATTTGGATATATTGGAACCGGTGCAAAT AAGCATGGAAGCGGACGATTCACTTGGCCAGAGGCATCATTTTCCAAA TTTCGACGAGGATTTTGAAACTGTTGTATATCCGGAGGGGGATCCTGATGCCGTTTCCATCAGTAAGAGAGATGTTGATCTCTTACAGCCAGAGATATTTATTAACGATACATTGATCGACTTCTATATCAA GTATTTGGAAAATCGGATTCAACCCGAGGAAAAGCACAGGTTCTACTTTTTCAATAGTTTTTTCTTTCGAAAGCTGGCTGACCTGGACAAGGATCCATCCAGTGTTCCTGGTGGCAGGGCTGCTTTCCAACGTGTTCGGAAATGGACAAGGAAAGTGGATTTGTTTGAAAAGGATTACATCTTCATCCCTGTAAACTTCAA TCTACACTGGACTCTAATTGTTATATGTCATCCTGGTGAAGTGCCTAGATATAAGG TTGGAGACTCAGGCAAGTCAGTTAAGGTACCTTGTATATTGCACTTGGATTCTCTCAAAGGAAGTCATACAGGTCTCAAAAATCATGTTCAAAG TTATTTGTGGGAAGagtggaaagaaaagaaaaaggagacaTCGGAAGAAATCTCATCAAACTTTCACAACCTGCGGTTTCTCTCACTGGAG CTACCACAACAGGAAAATACATATGATTGTGGCCTGTTTTTGCTTCACTATCTAGAGCTGTTTTTGGAAGAAGCTCCTGCTATCTTCAATCCATTCGATATAAACAAGTTCTCCACCTTT CTTAATGCAAATTGGTTTCTTCCTTCCGAGGCTTCTCTCAAGCGCACTCTTATCCAGAGATTAATTTTTGATCTCATTGAAAATCGTTATCGGGAAGTCTGTTTGCCAGCTTGCAGTGATGGAGATCAGGCTAAATATCAGGGATGTAATCAGCTTGAAATAGGTGCAAAGTTTCTTTCTGGAAGATCCAGTCCTGCTATAGCTTGCCAAGAAAATATATCAACTTCTCAAGCAGACCACGGAATCGAAATGACTCTGTTACCCACATCTTCTCTTAGGAGTTCTGAGTGTGTTAGTGATGCAGGCCTGGTTCTCAGGGAATTTTTTCAGTCAGGAGAAACTGCAGGTTCACTATTTGGACAATATCAATCCTTTGAACAGAAATCGCCTTTTTACCATCCTAATGGAGCTACACCACCAGTAGAG GAAGAAACCCAAACTGGAGAGCAGTTTACCTATCTGGCTACGGGAGACACTGGCTTTCAAGAGATGTCTGCAATCACATCTCAAACTTGTGGTATTCAATGCTCTTCGAAATCTTATGGAGTTGAGACTTCGTATAACTTGGGGATGTCTGAACAGGCACCAAATGGAAACATTGATGCATCCCCTGACCGATCAGTTTGTGCCTCTGATCTTTCTGAAGGCATAGAGATCATTGAAAATGGTGCAGTTAGAGAAGATTTAGGTCCAGGCCAGAAAGAAGAAATGGATGTACAAAATTATCCATCATTGGACAGTGTCACGTGTGTGGTAGATGGCCTTGTTTCTGGTTTGGGTGAGGTGCAGAGCGGATCCTTGATTGAAGAAGGTTCTCAGGATCATGAAGGGGTGCATGACGGACTTGAAAATGGAGGTCCAAGTCGGAAAGAAGAAAGGGGTGTACAGACCCATCCATCAACAGAAGATGGCTTGTGTCTAGCAGATGGCCTTGTATCTGGTTCAGGCAATATGCAGAGCACTTCTGTTGCTGAAGAAAGTTCTCTGGACCAAAAAAAGGTCCATGTTGGAAATGAAAATAGAGGTTCACTTCCCTCATCCCAAGAAATTTCTGATATACCTGTTCTTGAAGATGTTGACATGGTAGGCAATGGTACAATCTCATGTGATAATGGTTTGGTGGACGAGTCACAGGAGCCAGAGTCTGAAGAGCAACGAGCTGCAAAAAGAATGAGGCTTACACCTCCAGTTGAAGGGGAAAAATGTCTCACATGA